A portion of the Oncorhynchus nerka isolate Pitt River linkage group LG27, Oner_Uvic_2.0, whole genome shotgun sequence genome contains these proteins:
- the si:dkey-174n20.1 gene encoding retinol dehydrogenase 11 isoform X1, which translates to MWLTSSLTKMYILFTIITSLVCYLILRWMKMRRYCTDLKRLDGKTVVITGGNAGIGKETAVAMAMRGARVIIACRDVDKAEKAVREIKIRGHNVNVHHMELDLANMRSIQDFCKTFLQREKRLDILINNAAMPSVLDWTEDNFSMCFGVNHLGHFLLTNLLLGRLKDSAPSRVVTLTCSNYKYQKLDFQDLNYNLLPFFTYCRSKLANIYFSQELGRMMEGKGVTTYAVHPGYVQSSWTGHYSILFRMLVQVIMFMFFVPCEMGAQTVVYCAVSDEAAKHSGGYFTDCQPATLRPFARDAGVAKKLWEASERLVKLA; encoded by the exons ATGTGGCTAACCAGCTCGCttacaaaaatgtatattttgttcACGATTATTACTTCATTAgtttgctatttgattttgagATGGATGAAAATGAGGAGGTATTGCACGGACTTGAAAAGACTGGATGGGAAAACAGTTGTCATTACTG GTGGCAATGCTGGCATCGGCAAAGAGACGGCGGTTGCCATGGCGATGCGAGGTGCCCGTGTCATCATAGCTTGCCGTGACGTGGACAAGGCTGAGAAGGCGGTGAGGGAGATCAAGATCAGGGGTCACAACGTTAACGTCCATCACATGGAGTTGGATTTGGCCAACATGCGCTCCATACAAGACTTCTGTAAGACCTtccttcagagagagaagaggttggaCATCCTCATCAACAAcgcag CCATGCCCAGCGTGCTGGACTGGACGGAGGACAACTTCAGCATGTGTTTCGGTGTGAACCACCTCGGCCACTTCCTGTTGACCAACCTACTGTTGGGCCGCCTGAAGGATTCGGCCCCCAGCCGCGTGGTCACGCTCACCTGCTCCAACTACAAGTACCAGAAGTTAGACTTCCAGGACCTCAACTATAACCTGCTGCCCTTCTTCACCTACTGCCGTAGCAAGCTGGCCAACATCTACTTCAGCCAGGAGCTGGGTAGAATGATGGAGGGCAAAGGAGTGACGACATACGCTGTGCACCCTG GCTATGTTCAGAGCAGTTGGACAGGTCACTACTCCATCCTGTTCCGTATGCTGGTGCAGGTGATCATGTTCATGTTTTTCGTGCCGTGTGAGATGGGCGCTCAGACCGTGGTCTACTGCGCCGTGTCGGACGAGGCTGCCAAGCACAGTGGGGGATACTTCACCGACTGCCAGCCCGCCACGCTGAGACCTTTCGCCAGAGACGCCGGTGTGGCCAAAAAACTGTGGGAGGCCAGCGAGAGGCTGGTCAAACTGGCCTGA
- the si:dkey-174n20.1 gene encoding retinol dehydrogenase 14 isoform X2, whose protein sequence is MAMRGARVIIACRDVDKAEKAVREIKIRGHNVNVHHMELDLANMRSIQDFCKTFLQREKRLDILINNAAMPSVLDWTEDNFSMCFGVNHLGHFLLTNLLLGRLKDSAPSRVVTLTCSNYKYQKLDFQDLNYNLLPFFTYCRSKLANIYFSQELGRMMEGKGVTTYAVHPGYVQSSWTGHYSILFRMLVQVIMFMFFVPCEMGAQTVVYCAVSDEAAKHSGGYFTDCQPATLRPFARDAGVAKKLWEASERLVKLA, encoded by the exons ATGGCGATGCGAGGTGCCCGTGTCATCATAGCTTGCCGTGACGTGGACAAGGCTGAGAAGGCGGTGAGGGAGATCAAGATCAGGGGTCACAACGTTAACGTCCATCACATGGAGTTGGATTTGGCCAACATGCGCTCCATACAAGACTTCTGTAAGACCTtccttcagagagagaagaggttggaCATCCTCATCAACAAcgcag CCATGCCCAGCGTGCTGGACTGGACGGAGGACAACTTCAGCATGTGTTTCGGTGTGAACCACCTCGGCCACTTCCTGTTGACCAACCTACTGTTGGGCCGCCTGAAGGATTCGGCCCCCAGCCGCGTGGTCACGCTCACCTGCTCCAACTACAAGTACCAGAAGTTAGACTTCCAGGACCTCAACTATAACCTGCTGCCCTTCTTCACCTACTGCCGTAGCAAGCTGGCCAACATCTACTTCAGCCAGGAGCTGGGTAGAATGATGGAGGGCAAAGGAGTGACGACATACGCTGTGCACCCTG GCTATGTTCAGAGCAGTTGGACAGGTCACTACTCCATCCTGTTCCGTATGCTGGTGCAGGTGATCATGTTCATGTTTTTCGTGCCGTGTGAGATGGGCGCTCAGACCGTGGTCTACTGCGCCGTGTCGGACGAGGCTGCCAAGCACAGTGGGGGATACTTCACCGACTGCCAGCCCGCCACGCTGAGACCTTTCGCCAGAGACGCCGGTGTGGCCAAAAAACTGTGGGAGGCCAGCGAGAGGCTGGTCAAACTGGCCTGA